The Bacillus spongiae genome segment CGAGACTTTGCTTATGAGCGAGGGAAAGTGATTGTGGAGAAGCTTAAAGAGCTTATTCCTCGACAGCAGTTTGAAGTACCTATTCAAGCAGCAATTGGCAATAAAATAGTTGCTCGTTCCACCATTAAAGCGATGAGAAAAAATGTGTTAGCTAAATGTTATGGTGGAGACATTTCACGTAAACGTAAACTTCTTGAAAAACAGAAAGAAGGAAAGAAACGGATGAAACAAGTTGGTTCTGTTGAAGTACCACAAGAAGCGTTTATGGCCGTCTTAAATCTGGACGACAATTCTAATAAGTAAATAAAAAGAGGGGGAAAGCATTAGCTTCCACCCCTTTTTTCTATGTAGGATAAATAGATTTTTACGTATTAATAGAAAGTGTATGGCGAGTATGATTTTTTTCCACGAATTAGTGAAAGAACCACTTTGCCACGTTCTAATTTTATTTAAAAGAGAGGGAAGAAAATGATTTCTTCTGCATATATTCATATTCCATTTTGTCAACACATTTGTCACTATTGCGATTTCAATAAAGTATATTTAAAAGGGCAACCGGTAAATGAATATTTATCGTTCTTAGATTTAGAAATGCAGTTAACTTTACAAAAATTCCCTTCTGATATAGTGAAAACAATCTTTGTTGGAGGTGGAACACCGACTGCATTAAGTGCAGTACAACTTGATGTTCTTTGCCAAAGTATTCGACGTCATTTACCTTTTGATCAAGGTGAGTTTACATTTGAAGCGAATCCTGGAGAATTAACGGAAGATAAACTATTGGTATTACAAAAACATGGCGTCAATCGACTAAGCTTCGGAGTTCAATCTTTTAATAATGATTTATTAAAGAAAATAGGACGGACGCATACAGTTGAAGAGGTATATTCATCCATTTCTACCGCTAAGGCTATTGGATTTGAAAATATTAGTATCGATTTAATCTATAGTTTGCCAACTCAAACATTGTCTGATTTTGAAGAGACTATCAACATGGCCTTAGAGTTAGATTTGCCCCATTATTCTAGCTATAGCCTAATCGTAGAACCTAAAACCGTTTTTTATAATTTAATGCAAAAAGGCAGGCTTTCTTTACCTAGTCAAGACAAAGAGGCTGAAATGTACGAGTTATTAATGGAAAAAATGCACAAACATGGCTTGCATCAATATGAAATTAGTAATTTTGCGAAAGCGGGTTATGAGAGTAAGCATAATTTAGTTTATTGGAATAACGAGGAATACTATGGGTTTGGAGCTGGTTCGCACGGGTATATGAATGGAATTCGACGCTCTAATTATGGACCATTAAAAAAATACATGGATCCATTAAAGGAACGAACCCTTCCTTTTATTGAAGAGAACATCGTGACAAAGCAAGAAAAAATGGAAGAAGAAATGTTTTTAGGGCTAAGGAAAATAGAAGGGGTATCGAAACAAAAATTCGAACATAAATATGGCTTAGATGTTAAGGAAGTTTTTCCATCATCCATTAACAAGTTAGTAAGCCAAGGGTTACTTAAGGAACAGGATGACTTTTTAAAGCTAACAAAGCAGGGAAAGCTTTTAGGAAACGAAGTGTTCCAATCTTTTTTACAATAAGCTCAAACCATTGACAGTTGATTGTCATTTTGATAATTTATTATTAGATTTAGCACTCGGGAAGAAAGAGTGCTAACAGAGGTGATGAATAATGTTAACGGATCGCCAATTATTGATCTTGCAAATTATCATTGATGATTTTATTTATTCTGCTCAACCTGTGGGATCAAGAAGCTTATCAAAGAAGGAAGATTTAGAATACAGCTCTGCTACGATCCGCAATGAAATGGCGGATTTAGAAGAATTGGGCTTTATTGAAAAAACTCATACATCTTCTGGGCGCGTCCCTTCTGAAAAGGGCTATCGATATTATGTTGATCATTTACTTTCTCCCCACAAGCTAGATCAAAATGACATGCAGGAAATACAATCTGTTTTCGCAGAAAGAATATTTGAAATGGAAAAGGTTGTCCAAAAGTCAGCCGGTATCCTTTCAGATTTGACCAATTATACGGCCATTGCTTTAGGCCCGTATGTACGTGAGAATAAAGTGAAAAGTCTTCAAATTGTTCCACTAAACTCGAAAACAGCCATTGCCATTATTGTCACCAATACGGGTCATGTTGAAAATAAAATGTTTACACTCCCTGTTGGAGTAGATTCAAGTGATTTAGAAAAAATGGCCAATATTTTAAATGAACGATTAGTAGGTATTCCGCTCGTAGATTTGCATGACAAAATCTATAAGGAAGTGGCTGTCCTTCTAAAACAACATATTCAACGTTATGATAAAATGTTGCTGTCCATTTCAGAAGCACTAAACATACCGTTAAATGAGAAGCTATTCTTTGGCGGTAAAACGAATATGCTAAATCAACCTGAATTTCATGATGTCAACAAAGTAAAAAAGCTATTTAACATGATTGAACAAGAGCAGGGATTTTATAAAATCATTCGACAGCTACCGTATGGTATTCAAGTGAAAATCGGGAAAGAAAATGATGCAAGCGCTATGGAAGATTGTAGTTTGATTTCAGCTTCTTATTCAATTGGGGATAATCAAGTGGGAACCATAGCCATTTTAGGCCCAACTCGAATGGAATACTCACGAGTCATTAGCCTTCTTAACTTGATTACAACAGATATGTCAAAAGCATTAACGAAGCTGTATCAAAGCGAATGAGACTGGAAATATTGGTAAAGATAAGCGATAGCTAATCCCCTGTCCTTTCAAACAGGGGCTTAAAACTTGCATAACTTTTCATAAAGAATCGAAATTTCCTTTCAAGGAGGTGATACACATGAATGAAGAAACAAAAAATGAACAGCAACAAGTTGAAGACGTTGACGTTAAGTCTGATGAAGTTGTTGAACCGATTTTTGATGAAGTAAACGAAGACGAGGTTCAACCTGAAAGCTCTTCTTCAGTAGTAGTGGAATTGGAAGAGAAACTAGAAGAAGCTGAAGCACGTTATCTTCGACTTCGCGCTGATTTTGATAACTTCCGTCGCCGCGTGACATTAGACCGTGAGGCGAGTGAAAAATATAGAGCTCAAAGTGTCATTTCTGACATTCTCCCAGCACTAGACAATTTCGAGCGAGCGTTAAAAATGCAAGCGGATAATGAGCAAACGAAATCCCTTCTTCAAGGAATGGAGATGGTTTACCGAAGCTTGGTAGACGCATTAAATAAAGAAGGACTAGAGGCTATTGAAGCAGTCGATCAACCTTTTGACCCAAACTTGCATCAAGCTGTAATGCAAGCCGAAGAAGCAGGAAAAGAAAGTAATATTGTACTTGAAGAGTTTCAAAAAGGATTTAAGTTAAAGGATCGTGTTATACGACCATCCATGGTAAAAGTAAACCAATAAAACTTACATATAGACATAAAAGGAGGAAAAAAACATGAGCAAAATTATAGGGATTGACTTAGGTACAACAAACTCATGTGTAGCGGTCCTAGAAGGTGGAGAACCAAAGGTTATTCCAAATCCTGAAGGAGGACGTACTACACCGTCAGTAGTTGCGTTCAAAAACGAGGAAAAACAAGTAGGTGAGGTTGCTAAACGCCAAG includes the following:
- the hemW gene encoding radical SAM family heme chaperone HemW; its protein translation is MISSAYIHIPFCQHICHYCDFNKVYLKGQPVNEYLSFLDLEMQLTLQKFPSDIVKTIFVGGGTPTALSAVQLDVLCQSIRRHLPFDQGEFTFEANPGELTEDKLLVLQKHGVNRLSFGVQSFNNDLLKKIGRTHTVEEVYSSISTAKAIGFENISIDLIYSLPTQTLSDFEETINMALELDLPHYSSYSLIVEPKTVFYNLMQKGRLSLPSQDKEAEMYELLMEKMHKHGLHQYEISNFAKAGYESKHNLVYWNNEEYYGFGAGSHGYMNGIRRSNYGPLKKYMDPLKERTLPFIEENIVTKQEKMEEEMFLGLRKIEGVSKQKFEHKYGLDVKEVFPSSINKLVSQGLLKEQDDFLKLTKQGKLLGNEVFQSFLQ
- the hrcA gene encoding heat-inducible transcriptional repressor HrcA, yielding MLTDRQLLILQIIIDDFIYSAQPVGSRSLSKKEDLEYSSATIRNEMADLEELGFIEKTHTSSGRVPSEKGYRYYVDHLLSPHKLDQNDMQEIQSVFAERIFEMEKVVQKSAGILSDLTNYTAIALGPYVRENKVKSLQIVPLNSKTAIAIIVTNTGHVENKMFTLPVGVDSSDLEKMANILNERLVGIPLVDLHDKIYKEVAVLLKQHIQRYDKMLLSISEALNIPLNEKLFFGGKTNMLNQPEFHDVNKVKKLFNMIEQEQGFYKIIRQLPYGIQVKIGKENDASAMEDCSLISASYSIGDNQVGTIAILGPTRMEYSRVISLLNLITTDMSKALTKLYQSE
- the grpE gene encoding nucleotide exchange factor GrpE; protein product: MNEETKNEQQQVEDVDVKSDEVVEPIFDEVNEDEVQPESSSSVVVELEEKLEEAEARYLRLRADFDNFRRRVTLDREASEKYRAQSVISDILPALDNFERALKMQADNEQTKSLLQGMEMVYRSLVDALNKEGLEAIEAVDQPFDPNLHQAVMQAEEAGKESNIVLEEFQKGFKLKDRVIRPSMVKVNQ